The region GCAGATTCTAGTTAATGAAATAGTGGAAGTAGAGAGGTATATTAGAGAGATATCGCATACTCTTGTGACTGAGAATATAGACAGGGTACAGGGATTCGAACAGCTTCTAAAAGAACTGATATTAGTGGAAGATAGAAAATCAGATATACATATCAGTATAAGATTTGCCCCTAACTTATCTTTAGAAACACTTAGTCATAGACAGAAGATAAACATCTATAGATCTTTACAAGAAATATTACTCAATGTTCACCTTCACTCGCAGGCAAATAATTGTAAAGTTAGTTTTAGATATAAGACAGTAGATTTATTGGAAATAAATGTGATAGATGATGGCAAGGGTTTTGATATCCGTAGTATTGTTAAGGGATATGGACTTTTAGGTGTTAAAGAGCGAATTGAGATTATAAAAGGGAAATTCTTTATCTCCAGTAATCTAGGAGAGGGGACGAGCTTTATCTTCTTGATACCAGTATAGTACCCTTAAATAATGACATTGTTGTATATATTTGCATTGATTTAACCCAGATTTGTATAGTAAGTTTATACTTGTTTATTCTTATATAATTGATATGATTTTTAGAGTGTTGAAATATAGCTTGGGGCTGATCTGTCTATTGTTGCTCTTGAATTGTACTAACAGAGTAGACCAGAGAAAAGACAAAATAGCAAGCCTTAGTGAGTTTGTCAAAAGTTATAACCGTTTTAATTCTACTCATCAGGATAAGGCTGATGCGGATTCGGTAGGTAAGATAATCCTGACACTTAAGAATACTCAAGAGAGTAGGGATTTGTTGTGCAGATATATTTTGTTAACTAATGCAGATAAGAAGTATATAAATGAATTATTTATAAAATCTAGAAAAAAAGAGGATAAGAAGAACGAAGCTCATGCTTATTTTTTAGTAGGTAAACGGCATGCTCAAAATTTCCAAATAGATAGTACTTACTATAATTATACAAAAGCTGAGTTTTTATTTAAGTCGATTCAAGATTCTGTAAACTTACAAGAGATATACACCCATAAGGCGATAGTTCTTTTGAATAATAGTATTTTTATAGAAGGACAAGAGCAGATTTTAAAAGCAATGAGTATTAATAAGCATCATAAAGATGCTCGAATTGAATATTCAGAATCTGTAATTATGGCAAATTCTTTAGTAGGACTTGATCAATTGCCTGAAGCTTTAGATGAATTAGATCGTGCTTTGACACTTTTAACAAATCCAGAGATATCTAAATTCTTTTTGCCTGATGCTATTCGATTGAATAAAATTACTATTTATTATAATATAGCAGAGGTATATATCAAGCAGGGTGAATATAAGCAAGCTAAAGACTTAATTCATGGTGTAATTGATAATTATGTAAATGAAGGAACTGTAATTGATGATATGATGTTAGCACATTTACTTTATAATTTGGCTAAAGTCGATATTAAAAGTAATAACTATAAAGATGTAGAAACAAACCTGACTAAGGCAATTAACATACAGTTGAAGAATAAGAATCTACAAGATTATCAAACATATAGAGTCTTATTGGGAGAGTTTTATTATTTGACGCAACGAGATAGTGAAGCGATAGGATTATTGGATGACGTAATTCTTTATGCTAAAGAGCAGAGTAGTTTGACTCTAGAACGAGAAGCACTGTCTATATTATTGAAGTTTCGAAAAGAAAATTACCAAAATAACTTTATAAGATATGAAAAGATCAACAAACATATTCTAAACGATAATAATATTATTAAAAACACTTTTGCTAGATTGAGTTTTGAAGCAGATAACCTACAACGGGCTAATCAGAACCTGCAAAATCAGAAAGAATTATTAACAAAGGTAGGAGGCATTGTCTTTTTTGTAGCTATTATCATCTTTTTTATCCTTTTGTTTAGACAGAAATCGAAAGAAGTATCGTTAGTTAAATTACTTCAAATAGATACAGAGAAGTATTATAACTCTATTATGAACGTTCAGAATGAACTAGCTGAGGCAAGGCATTTAGAAAGAAAAGAAATAGCAAAAGAGCTTCATGAAGGAGTGTTAAATCGCTTATTTGTTACCCGATTCTTACTTATGCAGGTAAACAAGGATTCAGTGGAGGATCATAAGAGCTCACTGATTAATGAGGTTAAACAAGTAGAACACTATATCAGAGGTGTTTCACATGCCTTGGCAAATGATGAAGAGTTTAAGATTAATGAGTTTGATCAGCTGTTAGGCGACCTAATCGCTATTCAAAACAGATGTGAGTCTACTGAGTTTAATCTTCATATTGAAAAAGGGATTTGCTTTGTTAGGTTGAGCAATAAGTATAAAGTACACATCTATAGAATCGTTCAGGAGTGTTTACAAAATGTACATAAACACGCCGAAGCAACTCAATGTAATGTCTTGTTTGTTATTAAAAGTAAAACGAGTTTTGAGGTTATTATAAAGGATAATGGCATTGGTTTTAACACTGATATTGTCAGAAAGGGAATAGGCTTTGCTAATATCAAGGATAGAATCCTATTTATGAAAAGCAAACTACATATTGTCAGCTCTGGGCTTACTGGAACCAAAGTATTCTTTCTAATCCAAACCAAAGACATAAAGGAAAATTAACAACAAAAGGGACTGTCTTCACAAGAGAGTCCCTTTTGTTGTTTTTAATTTTTCAGTATTAGATTTCCACTTGTTTATCTGCACCGAATTTAATGCGTTTAGAGAAATACATCAAGACTGCGATAACAGCGAATAGTCCAATACTTCCTACAATTAATGCCGCTTCTTTTAATTGTAACAAGAAGAATAGGAATGCGTACAAGGCAGCTAGTAAGCCAAAGATAGAGGCTGCTATTCTAAGGTTTTTACTCAGTCCATAGATAAACGAAGTAATCAATAGCACCGTTGCAGATGCCGATATAATATATGCCCATGAGAAGCCTACGTATTCTGCAAATGAGAGTAACAATACAAAGTTAATACACAGCGACAACCCTACTAAGGTATAGTGAAGTATATTAATGCTTAGGTTCTTCAGATTCTCCATAAAGAAGAACGTCGCAAAGGTAAGTCCAATGAATAAAAGCGCATATTTAGTAGCGCGATTTACCTTGCTGTAGAAGTCATTTATTTGGATGAACTTCATACCAAATTTGTATGTATCTAATGTCACTAGACTGTCTAGAGAAGTATTAATGGGAATAGGTTGAAAGATAGTCCACTTTGCAGACACAGCCTGTGTCTGTTTCTCATCGGTATCGGGAAGATAGTTCCCTACGTATTTAATGTCCTTATAATCAGGCTTGATATCTACTTTAGTATCTTTAGCCGAGGCTAAGAAATTGATCTCTGTAGAACCTTTTAGTTTGATTGGGAAGTTGATCTCTGAGATGTTAAATGTCTCTTTGTCAAACTCGTAACTAAGGAAGTTATAGTTGGTATTTACACCTAAGTCGCGATCAAGTTCAAAAGCCTGACCCGCTACCTTATTAATCAAAATCTCCTCAGTAAACCCCTTGCTATCTGATATAGAGAATATAAGTTTAGTACTGATAATGTCTGCTGGATCAGTTACCTTTAATTTCTCTATTATTTTATCCATAGTAGGGAAGCGTGCCTGTACAGCTAAGTTTGTATTGTATAGGGCTACCTCATATAGACTTCTTTTTTTTACTTGCGTTTTGATATCACCAGTGATAACTTGTTTTTCGGGTACCTGTAAGTAATTAGTGCGATGTGTTAGCACTTTTCCTTCCGCATCTATAGAGCGCTCTTTGTATTCGATAAGGATAAAGGGACCATATAGGGTTTGTTCTTGACCCCATTTAGAGGTTACCTCAGAGGTTACTTCTCCCTGGAAGTTTTCTCTCTCGCGAATAAGGCTAGTAATAAACGGTAGTGTGATTAGTAGCATTAGGGATAATACAGCGATGGCGATTCCCTTAAACATTGGTTTTTGACTTTCTTTTATCATGTTTTTTGTTTTTAAAGTACTTTGTTTTTCAAAGTGATTGGGTAAAAAAAATTATTTCAACGTATTAATCAAATTTTCTAAATAGGCTAGGTGCTTTTGAAAAGCTAGTTTACCTTGTTCTGTAGCAGCATAAGTCGTATTGGTCTTTCTTCCTATAAATCCTTTGTTGACTGTAATGTAGTTACTTTCCTCTAAGTTCTTAAGATGAGAAGCTAAGTTTCCATCTGTTAGATCTAGATATTCTTTTAGATCCTTAAACGAAAGGGTATCATTGACCATCAGCCCGCTCATTATTCCTACGCGGATGCGATTGTCAAAGACCTTGTTTAATTTTTCTAAATCGAATTTCATACAGGTATTTATTTAATTTTGTCGTATTTATTCCAAAGGATAACTCCGTAAAGCAAGTGTACTAAACCAAAGCCCAGCGCCCAGAATAATAAGCTGTAATCCAGAAAGTAGAATGCTAATAAACCTAAGGTTATCTCTAGTATAGCTATTGCTTTTACCTCTTTTACCGTATCTTCTTGGATGCTAAATAAGGCTAATCCGTAGAATAATAATGTAGTAGGCAGTGCTAACTGTAATAGAGAATAGCTGTAGAAGATCACACACAGTACCCCTGCTATAATAAGAGGAACTGAGAAGCGAACTAATAATCGCTTTGTTGTTGTATTTAAGAAGGATTGACCAAGTTTGCGCGTCTTTCTGATTGTGAAGTAAAACCCTCCTGTTATCGCTACGATAAATGTGATAATGGCTAATGTCAACAGCATCCCAGCGGTATAAGTAGTCTGATAAGGATCATTAGTGGTAAGGTTCTCGTAAGTGTACGTAGAAGCAGACTGCCAACTATATAACACAGCAGAAGCTGCTAGCCCACATAGACCAACCCAAATACCACTCCATCCACTTAAGCTTAAAAACTTAGTTGAACGCTCCATTATAGACTTGATTTGATTTAAATCATCAATAACTTTATTTGTCATAGCAAAAGTACTTTGAAATACAAAGTTAGTAAAATAACCTTCACTTGTATGTAATAATTAAAAAAAAGCAGAAATATTTTAATAAGGTGAATTCTACTTAGTCCGGAAAGTTTATTCTATAAAGTATGTGTATTATAACAAAAGTAATAACTGTATATGTAAAGACATCAATACCTGTTATTTGGTTATGTAGGTATTGATAAGTTGGGTAGGCTGCACTCAAGACAAGTACAATTATAAAATAGATTATTTTTTTTAAAATCATGATTATTTAATTAAATAAAGACAAAGGTAAGTTAATCGTTTATAAAGGTATCAGTAGTTTAATTATAAATTAGCAAGGCTTATATTAAAGAACAGATTCTATAAAGTAGTTTCAATAGTCATAGATGCTGCTAATGAAGCAATTTCTAAGAAATAGTTTTCACTTGCTTTAATGTCTCATAAGATATAGAAAATCAAGGAAGGCTTGTGTTCGAGATTTCGATTGAGCAGTATTTTTTGTCAGTTTAGGATTAAATGAAACAGTTGTAAATAGTAAATTTGTTACTTTGGGTCAATTAATTAAATAATGAATTATGACACAGATTACTGCCTATACTTTCACCACAGCTAAAGATTTGACACAAGAGCAAAGCATAGACTATAATAATCAAGTAGATCAGTTTAATGTCTGGCCTGCTTATGTATTAGCAGATAAAGTGAATCTAAAATATTGGCCTGCTATATATGAGCTGTTTGCAGACTGTCAGTTTTATTTGTTAGAAGGGGAGGTAGTCGTGGGCAATGGGAATTGTATTGCACTGCATCTATCAGAAACAGAGTTGGCTAACCTTCCTGATAGAGGATGGGATTGGGCATTAGAGAAATCTGTATTAGATTATAACAAGGGGCTTGTCCCAAATACACTATGCGCTTTACAGATCGGTTTAAACAAAGAATATCAAGGTAAGGGGATAAGCAATCAACTAATCAGTTATATGAAGAGTATCGCGCTTAAAATGAGTTTAGATGCTTTTATTCTTCCAATACGCCCAAATCTTAAAACCAACTTTCCACTTATTGCGATGGATCAGTATATTAAGTGGACAAATAAAGAGGGCTTACCTTATGATGCTTGGGTACGAACCCACGTTAAGGGAGGAGCTAACATCGTGAAAGTATGTAGTGAATCTATGATTGTCAAAGGAACTGTAAAAGAATGGGAATCGTGGACAGGACTGACCTTTCAGAGTTCAGGAGAATACTTACTTCCTGTGCTTCTTAATCCAATAACAATTGATTTAGCAAATGACCGTGGTATCTATATAGAACCCAATGTATGGATGCAATATGACTTAACTTTATAAAGTATGCCTATTTATGTATATAGGAATTGCTTTGTAGTATTTGGCTATCGCATATTTTGGGTTAATCTCAATTATTTAGTCAATAGTAGCGAATTTAGCGAATATTTATTATATTGGCATTCTACAAAAAACTAA is a window of Myroides oncorhynchi DNA encoding:
- the creD gene encoding cell envelope integrity protein CreD, encoding MIKESQKPMFKGIAIAVLSLMLLITLPFITSLIRERENFQGEVTSEVTSKWGQEQTLYGPFILIEYKERSIDAEGKVLTHRTNYLQVPEKQVITGDIKTQVKKRSLYEVALYNTNLAVQARFPTMDKIIEKLKVTDPADIISTKLIFSISDSKGFTEEILINKVAGQAFELDRDLGVNTNYNFLSYEFDKETFNISEINFPIKLKGSTEINFLASAKDTKVDIKPDYKDIKYVGNYLPDTDEKQTQAVSAKWTIFQPIPINTSLDSLVTLDTYKFGMKFIQINDFYSKVNRATKYALLFIGLTFATFFFMENLKNLSINILHYTLVGLSLCINFVLLLSFAEYVGFSWAYIISASATVLLITSFIYGLSKNLRIAASIFGLLAALYAFLFFLLQLKEAALIVGSIGLFAVIAVLMYFSKRIKFGADKQVEI
- a CDS encoding tetratricopeptide repeat-containing sensor histidine kinase, which translates into the protein MNCTNRVDQRKDKIASLSEFVKSYNRFNSTHQDKADADSVGKIILTLKNTQESRDLLCRYILLTNADKKYINELFIKSRKKEDKKNEAHAYFLVGKRHAQNFQIDSTYYNYTKAEFLFKSIQDSVNLQEIYTHKAIVLLNNSIFIEGQEQILKAMSINKHHKDARIEYSESVIMANSLVGLDQLPEALDELDRALTLLTNPEISKFFLPDAIRLNKITIYYNIAEVYIKQGEYKQAKDLIHGVIDNYVNEGTVIDDMMLAHLLYNLAKVDIKSNNYKDVETNLTKAINIQLKNKNLQDYQTYRVLLGEFYYLTQRDSEAIGLLDDVILYAKEQSSLTLEREALSILLKFRKENYQNNFIRYEKINKHILNDNNIIKNTFARLSFEADNLQRANQNLQNQKELLTKVGGIVFFVAIIIFFILLFRQKSKEVSLVKLLQIDTEKYYNSIMNVQNELAEARHLERKEIAKELHEGVLNRLFVTRFLLMQVNKDSVEDHKSSLINEVKQVEHYIRGVSHALANDEEFKINEFDQLLGDLIAIQNRCESTEFNLHIEKGICFVRLSNKYKVHIYRIVQECLQNVHKHAEATQCNVLFVIKSKTSFEVIIKDNGIGFNTDIVRKGIGFANIKDRILFMKSKLHIVSSGLTGTKVFFLIQTKDIKEN
- a CDS encoding N-acetyltransferase, translated to MTQITAYTFTTAKDLTQEQSIDYNNQVDQFNVWPAYVLADKVNLKYWPAIYELFADCQFYLLEGEVVVGNGNCIALHLSETELANLPDRGWDWALEKSVLDYNKGLVPNTLCALQIGLNKEYQGKGISNQLISYMKSIALKMSLDAFILPIRPNLKTNFPLIAMDQYIKWTNKEGLPYDAWVRTHVKGGANIVKVCSESMIVKGTVKEWESWTGLTFQSSGEYLLPVLLNPITIDLANDRGIYIEPNVWMQYDLTL
- a CDS encoding winged helix-turn-helix domain-containing protein, with the translated sequence MKFDLEKLNKVFDNRIRVGIMSGLMVNDTLSFKDLKEYLDLTDGNLASHLKNLEESNYITVNKGFIGRKTNTTYAATEQGKLAFQKHLAYLENLINTLK